The Mycolicibacterium lutetiense genome window below encodes:
- a CDS encoding acyl-CoA dehydrogenase family protein produces the protein MQLTFDTDVEKFRAEFSAFLDANLPSEAQTLERPRSVSHMPQWARDWQRLLFDNGWLLPAQPPEFGGRNATVVQTFVHLDELCRRRIYHSFNPQGVNIIAASLLSFGTDEQKQRWAVPVLRGEKTASLGMSEPSAGSDLASLRTRAVRATDSDGDHFVVNGQKVWTSGAHDADWLLTFVRTDPDAPKHKGISVLIIPTDTPGVVCRPFADMTGEENLDFNEVFFTDARVPAENLVGPLNGGWGVANGSLGHERTMMWLGFADRIDNMLADFHPRTEFERDQYATTVMDYQALRAMGSAALAKASRGEMDTASVSVLKLFGSEAERSAFENALTAAGPDGLIHPATSGPYEHMNLDHYFSSWFERYARSFGGTIAGGTSEIQRNIIATQVLGLPRR, from the coding sequence ATGCAGCTGACATTCGATACCGACGTCGAGAAGTTCCGCGCCGAGTTCTCCGCATTCCTCGATGCCAACCTGCCGTCGGAAGCCCAGACGCTGGAGCGGCCCCGCTCGGTGTCACACATGCCACAGTGGGCCCGCGACTGGCAGCGGCTGCTCTTCGACAACGGATGGTTGCTGCCCGCACAACCACCGGAGTTCGGTGGGCGCAACGCCACCGTGGTGCAGACCTTCGTCCACCTCGATGAGCTGTGCCGACGCCGGATCTACCACAGCTTCAACCCGCAGGGCGTCAACATCATTGCGGCATCACTGCTTTCGTTCGGTACCGACGAGCAGAAGCAGCGTTGGGCCGTGCCCGTGCTGCGCGGTGAGAAGACCGCGTCGCTGGGTATGAGTGAGCCGAGTGCCGGTTCGGATCTCGCGTCGCTACGTACTCGTGCAGTCCGCGCCACCGACTCGGACGGCGACCATTTCGTCGTCAACGGCCAGAAGGTGTGGACCTCGGGCGCCCATGACGCCGATTGGCTGCTGACCTTCGTGCGCACCGACCCGGATGCGCCGAAGCACAAGGGCATCAGCGTGCTGATCATCCCGACCGACACCCCCGGTGTGGTGTGCCGGCCGTTCGCCGACATGACCGGCGAGGAGAACCTCGACTTCAACGAGGTCTTCTTCACCGATGCCCGGGTGCCTGCCGAGAACCTGGTCGGCCCGCTCAACGGCGGGTGGGGAGTGGCCAACGGATCGCTGGGGCACGAGCGCACCATGATGTGGCTCGGCTTCGCCGACCGAATCGACAACATGCTGGCCGATTTCCATCCGCGCACCGAGTTTGAGCGCGACCAATATGCCACCACGGTCATGGATTACCAGGCGCTGCGGGCAATGGGATCGGCGGCACTGGCCAAGGCCTCGCGCGGTGAGATGGACACCGCCTCGGTGTCGGTGCTCAAACTGTTCGGGTCCGAAGCCGAACGCAGCGCGTTCGAGAACGCGCTGACCGCTGCCGGTCCGGACGGATTGATCCACCCGGCCACGTCGGGCCCGTACGAGCACATGAACCTCGACCACTACTTCTCCAGCTGG